The following DNA comes from Gadus macrocephalus chromosome 5, ASM3116895v1.
acacacacacacacacacacacacacacacacacacacacacacacacacacacctcatgtaCATAAACACCTTTATGTTGTCAAGCCtcccacaaacaaaaacatcctTATGATGAGTTACGCAGCGAGTTGCATTCTTAACCACACGTATACAAAGATGAATGGCAAAGTTGGATTCAATATTCCAACGTTGTCTACCACGACACAAAATTGCAAACACAATTGATAGGCTCTTCCTCCATTCATCCACGACTGAAGCGCTTGCTCTCAAGTTCCAGACTGCACTTCACAAGTTGGGGCTGAATTGTCTATAGTACGTCTGACGGTCTGAAAGGGCATACATGCATATCAACTAGAGCTCACACTGCAGTAGCCTTTGTGTgtaatgtatatgtgtgtgtgcgtgtgtgtgttggggtgtgtgtgcttgtgtgtgtgtgtgtgtgtggcggggctTGTCCTGAGAGTGCCAAGACAACATGTCCTTGGTCCACTGCACAGCTGTCACTTATTCACACTCGTTGACGCATATTTATAGAAGCAGCATCATCGGGTCCGACACGCGCACTCCAGGCCACAGCTGGTCCCCAGAAGAATGGGTGAAAGACAAAGCCACATGCTCCCACTGGCTGACTGCGCCCGGCCCCTGGTCCCGTCTGagggcccccacccccccccccccccataccaggGAGAAGAAGATGAGGGGCCATTTTTGGATGCAGCCCCGTGACCTTTTTCATTATTGTGTCAGGGATGGGGATGTGCCGAGGAGACGGACAGCTGCACACTAGCGTTTTTTGGGGATAATATTAACGCATCCCatccactgttgtgtgtgtgagtgcccaGTGTGGGCAGTTATATCAACACTGGATGCTGTTGTAGTGTGTAAGGGATGACGCTAATAGTGGCATACACTTGAAATGAAGTTTATCTATCTTTGACTACTGAAATGTTTGAGATTTTATTGAGAAGGCCTCTTGTTTGTCCCCTCGTGCAGCTTTTTCAGAGAACAGTGGGAGTATTTGTTAAATTAACTAGATTTTAAAGCAAATTGATGTTTCACTACTATATCTATACCTAGGTGGCATTGAAGAGTTCAACGGCACAACAATTAAAGATGCCATTCAAGACAAGAATGGACATAATTGGATAAAAAGGTGAATCCATTTTAAATGATCCGCTAGTTGATTAAACAAAATTATATTACCGTTGTGGATTAAGGGAAAATAAAGATGGCTGTCAAAATCAGATGAGGCCAATTCACAGTTGATTACATCAGGTAGATGGAAAAAATAAACTTTAGGAGGCAGGATCATACATCAAAGAGAATGAACCCGACACCCCATATCAGTATGAGATTACTTTCACCCCAAGTGTTTATAGAAGCGTATTTCTTTAAGCTTTGTACTTAGGTCAATATGCATTCATTAAGCAAATATGGGCTTTCTCGTTGCATGCATGACTTGTACTTGTTATGTTACGGAAATTCAAAGTAGATTGTATGAGCACGTCGTCAGTTTCAGTAAACGTGGGAGTACCATTTATAAGCCTTTTGATCATTAGCCCAGTCAATTGAAAAACTTTTTTTGAACTCTAGTTGTCAAATTTGAGTAACGTAAGTGCCATTTTACATAATTTATTAGGTGTGTCAATGTTCGTGCGAAACAAGCAGGCTACACGATTGACGCAATATTCAGTGATTCTGCTGATACGCAGTCAGGCTtattttacgcacgttttcttTATTTCGTCCTAGCTGCGTGTCTGAGAGCAGTCCTTGCCGTTTGCTGCCATCTCCAGGTCGAATTAAGTAATAACAGATCGACAAGTTCGATACAAATGTGCCTCCTCGCCCCAAAAACGTCAATAGAATTGATACAGAAAAGTATTTAATTTTATTACTGAATTGTATATCATATGAACATATAAACACTCAatgggaatttaaaaacaaatacaagtATATAATGCAGTCTGAGAAATATTTCTTGTGTAATCAAAAGTGCTCAATCATAACTCTGGTATCTTTTCCTTTGGTCTTGCTTCACGACGAACAGCTCCAACACACTATCGTATCAAACTGACCACTATAACTGTAGAAGAAGAGAGAAACACAAgtcaataaaacacaacacaccaagcGTATCGACAACATGAAACACTTATGAATTCTCTCGTAGGATACACCATGTGTGATGAATACATGGAATTGGAAATGAAATATAGTGCTGCATTAATCCAAATATTTTGTGCTAATCAACAAACATTCGTTCTCGTCTTTTAGAGTATAGGCACAGAAACGCCTCGGTGAGTGTATCCAATTGCTGTCGCATCGCTTTTAAAGTCTTCTTTGAGGTGAAGCTACAGTAAGCAAGCAAGGTCAAGGGTCATTTTAAAAATTGTATAAGTCTACTTTGAGAAATCAGTCAGCTGATACTATATATGCTGCTATGGTTACCAATATAGTGTTATGCTTCAAATGTCTGAACAGTGATTAATTCCTGAGAAATGAACTTCAGCCATAACTGAAATTTGGGGTGAGGAGGCAAAGCACTGCATGTCAAGATCAACAAGGAAATGGTTCCCTCAGAATTGTGTTCAATTAACCAGACAAGCTTGTAAAGCAGAGGTGGTCACGGTTGAGAGGTTAACAGCTAAACGGGAAACGCATGTAATTTGCAGATGGATGGATTAGTGCATATTGGCAGTTGCACTCTTGACAGCTGGGCTACATCACAACAAGGCAAATTTCCTACCACTTGTGCTGAAGAGACTTTAGGGGGTTGTGGGGAGTACATTTACATGCCGTCAGGACCAGAATGACATTCAACCTTTGACCCGCTTTGACTAATGAAATGGTGACAATCATAGAATTATGATCTCCCTGCCCACATTATTTGCTCACACGATTTTACCCAGATGTTAGAGGCCtaattatcatttggggaaaTTAGCCAAAATATCTTGTTTGGTTGTCCATTCAAATGTTTAAATGATAAATGTTTTTGTCTACAATGTACAAGGAGCATGGTACATTTTTCACAACGGATCCAGTACAATAATTTGCAGTAGCAACTCACTCTACAACAGTGCACACAGAGCAGCACTGGCTGGAACAGCTGGAGCACTGGCGgatgcaggaggagcaggataaCCGGTCACACTGGGAGCACGCGGCCCTGATGCCAACACCCTGCCTCTTCTGGCACACCCCGCAGTGTGTCGAACCAATTGCCTCACCTTGACCTACAATGGACACACATTTAATTTACAGAGGTTGTGCTTTCAGACCTTAGAAGTGCACCATTCCTGTTGCAATTTGATAGAAGAGAATTGATATAGAATCTATTGCAGCTACGCGATGCATTGAATATACCAACAAATGTACCTCATTAATAATTGCCTGAACAGTTCAAATGTTAGAATTTCCGAAGAATATTTTTTCCTCGCCAACTCACCTTGTGCACAGTTTGCTTTCGTTAGTCTACCATTCTGTCCAATGAGCGTTTGTCCCTTTAACAGTAGCTGGCTGGGTGCTGGGGTTACAGCTGGTTGAGAAGGCTGTGCGTCTGTGCTTTTTACTCCTCCGTCCACACTCCAGATTTTATCCATCACAGCACTGGCCCCGTTGAATAGCATATTCTTGGTCTTTTCTATGGAGGTAGAAACAATTTGTTAAGAAAACTCGTTTTCATAGGAACTCGACTTAATGGTCTGATCTATCCAAGTTTAGTGTAACGTTACAGCAAGGCAGAAGATGGTTAGCATAACAAGGTTAGCATAACAAAACAAGTGACCATTGCTTCCACTTTCAAGAAGTTGTAGTGGCGGATAAGGATACTAACGTACCATTTATTGTAGTTTTTTAAACAAAATTAACGAATAAGCAGCCTCGCAATTCTACCGTTTACATAAGGCTAAACAACAAACGTAGCACCGTCTAACACGGGGCTAGTTATTTAGCCTTCAAGTTGATTACCGTATATTTCCTGTCTGTATTTTCCACCAAAGACACCGTGCTGACTCAACTCCCGCTGTCCAACGTGCACCTTATACTGCGACGAAAACGACTCGGAAAACGGATATGAACGTTTAGGCATGTTTGCGTGTAAATGTATATCGATGCGGTCGTCCTGACTCGGTCTTGATTGTTGCCGGGAAAAGTATCAACTCCAACCAATCCGGTGTCGGACCTCCTGTCACGTGGGAAGTCTGATATAAATCCGCGAACGAAATATATTTAAAGAGACACGACACGAATTCAATGCAGGGGTCCAGCAGTGTTTTTTATTAGCTCACATCAGGATCACAATTTGCCACTGAACACATTTTTACTTCGAATTATAACCACCAGATCAGACTTGACAAAAAACAAACCTGGGTTAAAATATTAAACTATAACCTTTATTTCAAACTAATTATGATTGTGTTGTTGCTGGTGCACGACTGTGTAGCAGTAAAGTAACTAACCCAAACAAACTCTATTGTCAACGTCACAAGATAATTTGGGTTTCTGTTCAGCTGATGTgttgtttatgtatttataaataGAAATTCATTGTTTATGTAttgatctttatttatttacgcATGAGAAACTTTATATTAGGTCATATCCGTGGGGCTTGAATCGATGCCAGGGGAAGGTGTTGATTTTAGAACATCTGGATCATGCACTCTCTGGACTTTCCAACACCGACCCACTTAActgtgaagggagagagaacgacATGTCAAGGCAAAGCACAAATCTCACTTTGTTTATGCCGTTGTAAAGACTAATTTCTAACAAAACAGCGCCACCTACTGgaataacgtctcaaagacaCATTTTAAGCATCTCGAGCTGTGTGGGGTCAAACCGATTCCAACATTTTTAGAAGCTAAATATAACCTGTATGTGCCATTTTGATATGTATACAATTATTCtgtttgtgttattattttttatgtacTTTTGTTTGACAATGCAAAGAAGGTTCAAACATTTGTTGCTTTTTGTTCCCTCTAAAGAAGTAATTCTACTATTGGCAGCAGTTCACCGTGTCTTATATATCCTGTCAAACCTACTGGGGACTCCGATGTGGTTCTCGATGAAGCGGATGTAGTTCTGGGCTTTGGGTGGGAGTTCATTCCACTTCCTCGCGGCCGCCGTGTCGGACTTCCAACCAGGGAAGGTTTCGTACTCAACCTCCACCTTCTGCAAAACCTCTAGGTTGGCTATGTAATACAAAGGATTTAATGTAAATATGACACATTATGACACCTTTACGTTGTTGTAAAATGTCTAATGTTGTACAATATACAATTCATTGCAGGGTTTATCCAAAGCCCTAACGACTCATTCATCTCACTCTATCAATGAGTGAGATGGCCTTTGTTTTGAGATTATTTAAAAGCCCTTTGGGGACCGCTGTACAGTATAATGGTAACCATGCATTACGCTCTAGTGATCATATTGTTTTGACTGTCCCTCTGCGAAAAACAGAGGAAGACGGGCCCCTCATCAAGGAGGGGCCCGTCCAGCTTTGAGCCTCAAAGCTAACTGAGACTGTTGGAGCTTGCTACTCTGTGACTGAAATTGAAGCTTCCGTTGCCCTGAGATTGCTTCTTCTCTGCCATGCAAAATGTGAAAGGTAATATTTCTCCGCTTTGTTATATGTGGTTCACTGTATGCTTTATATGAATTTTCACTATTTGGTCAGGTTTCCACCTGATATCTCCAGTGTGTTATTTTTCTACATTACCCAGAATTACTTCTTTGATGCCCCTCTCTAGTGATCCCCGAACCCGAGGATGCATTGTCTGGTGTGCGAGGCTGATAGAGTACATCCAATTGGTTTGTCCTGTTATCACAGTACTGCTTTATTTTAGTAGGAATAATGTGCCAAGCTTTAGACACATTCATACCTGGAAAGTGGGGAATTCTTTTGCCATTGATTTTGTATGCTACTCCAACTTTAATCTCATCCAACACATCCAGAATGTCGAGTTTTGTCAAGGCAATTCTGTAACACAAAGTCATTCAATGTTAAACAAAGTCTGTTTGCACTGTTGTTCTTAAATATGTTCTTACTTCTGCTCACATGCCCCGACGGCTTGAGTCAATAATGCATCTAAACAGTCACAAAATGAATACtcacaaatgaataaatatcaaaaaaaaatgatatctaTGTTCATAACCACACaatcctccactcctcctcagTGCACTCACGCGGAGAAACCGTTAATCATGTGAGCGTATTTGAGGATGACCAGGTCCAGCCAGCCACAGCGCCGCTTCCTACCGGTGGTGACCCCTATCTCATGACCCCGGGTCTGAAGTAATTCCCCCACTGCCTGTAAACATCGATaagaccaccaccacatcaaccatcacaacaacatcatcaaccatcacaacaacaacaacaacaacaacaagacaatGGTTACACATCACAACCACACTGAATATCATTAGCAAATACTGACCAGTGGTGGTAGACACCGGATcggcactttaaaaaaaaaggacatgAATTCAAGTCTTGTGTTACATAATGTAACTCCAGCCCAAGCGGTAAGTCTATCTCGAACCCCAGACTGGCCTAAATTTATCCATGTGAATGTGATCTTCATAAGAGGTTCAGGGTGTTTGAACATTTTGTTCCAACAGCTGCGCTCAGCTAGTGAAAGTCTCCGGCACTTTCGTTCCCGTGTGTGACATAAAGCCGTCGTTAACACACAACGactcaaaataaatgttacatAAGAAGGTATGTATCTCACTGCAGTATTAAAGTGTACGCCTCGAGTGGTCCCCGTATGCACGTGAGGGTGCGGCTCACGGGCTCCAAAGGCCAGTGTTATACGAGGATCGCCGCCGGGGGGGGGTCAACTTACATTGACCTGTTCGGTCGGGAATGCTCCTATGCCGACCCTGGTGGTGTAGGCTTTGGAGACCCCGAACACATCACCGATGTTCAGGGGGGGGATTCCCAGGCCGGTGCATGCCCCGCCAACGGTGCAGTTTGATGATGTCACGAAAGGATATGTACCTGATGATTGTATGCATGCATTAAAAATATGGGTTTCAAATGCACTTGGAAATCGTTGTCTTTATAACCAAAAGATGTACCAAAGTCAATGTCCAGAAGAGCAGCATTGGCGCCTTCCACCAGAATCTTCTTCTGGGACCCGTGGATAGCTTCGTACATGTAGTACACACCGTCTCTCACCATTGGTCGCAATCTCTCTGCATACTCCTTCACGAGCACAAAACAAACGTGGAAACATTTACATTGGTGTGGATGGATTCTATCCATCCGTGTGGCTCCACTAACTGTTTACAAAGTCTGTATTACGATACAAATGTTCAATGTACGACCGTTAAGAACACTTTTCTAGTGCCAATAACTTGTGTGACAGTGTGACCTACTATCCAAAGCGTTCGGAAACATTTAGCAGAGAACAAGTGAATGAACTGCTAGTCTCCCTTTCTCTTGTAATTGtctgcttgagtgtgtgtgtgtgtgtgtgtgtgagtgtgggtctgtgtctgtgtgcgagtcGCTTGTACTAGTTGCTTGGCAACGTGAAGCACTTGTTTTGGGTGAGTAGCCACCTAGCTTGTAATGTAGTGAACAGCTGACTATTTGATGAAAACGGGCACTAAATACATCAGCAGCCTCCTACAGAGCCAACCAATTCAAAATAAGAGTCAGCATTTTTTCTTGTTCCATAAAGATCGGCTAGATCAACACTATTTCAAATAAACACCACATTGCTTAAAAATTGTGAAATGTAGACTAAAGTTATCGTCTTATATCGCAGACTAATCAGCTCATTGTAAATCATTCACAATCGCTTTGGAGTTCATGGGAAGTGCAGTCCTTATTCTCTGAAGTACCTGGaataaagacttttgctacctCATACCTTGAGTTTTTTCAGTTGGTCCTCAGCATCCACTGTCAAGGTTGGATACATGGACTGGTACTGCTTGACAAGGTTCTTGAATCTGCAATGATCACAGTCATCGACGATTTAAATACAGAGAGTCATTTATCATCTCGAAAAAGCAAGCATGCCCTGtagtgtgaatgcgtgtgtgtcatTGAGCATATGGACATACATATGCCTGACTCAATAGGAGAAGGGCCTCGTCAGGGGCCATCCCTACCTGGCCGAGAAGTCTTTGAAGTCCCCCAgaaggtcacacacacgcaggccagTGCGGGAGGCCTTGCTGGAGTAGGTGGGTCCGATACCCTTCTTGGTCGTCCCAATGCTGTTCATGGAAAAAAAGAGCAACCTTAGTTGAATCTGGAACATATATGGATTGTACAATGCAACATAACATTCATGAAATAGTACATTTGTATGGTtttggggcttattttctcatCTATCTTTACTTCATTCCTTCTTGCGCTTGTCTCTGGGTTTCTTGCAGGCCGTCCACAACTTGATGAAAGTCAAATACTGTTGGAAAACAAAGTACAAACTTTTTGAGCACCTTGCCCCTTATTTGGAAATGGTGTAATATCCGCTTATTGATT
Coding sequences within:
- the siva1 gene encoding apoptosis regulatory protein Siva, encoding MPKRSYPFSESFSSQYKVHVGQRELSQHGVFGGKYRQEIYEKTKNMLFNGASAVMDKIWSVDGGVKSTDAQPSQPAVTPAPSQLLLKGQTLIGQNGRLTKANCAQGQGEAIGSTHCGVCQKRQGVGIRAACSQCDRLSCSSCIRQCSSCSSQCCSVCTVVDYSGQFDTIVCWSCSS
- the adss1 gene encoding adenylosuccinate synthetase isozyme 1, which encodes MSFSWSPKDNKSCNNPPVATGLKRSRNDTGNKVTVVLGAQWGDEGKGKVVDLLATEADLVCRCQGGNNAGHTVVVEGKEYDFHLLPSGIINSKSISLIGNGVVIHLPGLFEEGDKNEKKGLKGWDKRLIVSDRAHLVFDFHQVVDGLQETQRQAQEGMNIGTTKKGIGPTYSSKASRTGLRVCDLLGDFKDFSARFKNLVKQYQSMYPTLTVDAEDQLKKLKEYAERLRPMVRDGVYYMYEAIHGSQKKILVEGANAALLDIDFGTYPFVTSSNCTVGGACTGLGIPPLNIGDVFGVSKAYTTRVGIGAFPTEQVNAVGELLQTRGHEIGVTTGRKRRCGWLDLVILKYAHMINGFSAIALTKLDILDVLDEIKVGVAYKINGKRIPHFPANLEVLQKVEVEYETFPGWKSDTAAARKWNELPPKAQNYIRFIENHIGVPIKWVGVGKSRECMIQMF